The uncultured Cohaesibacter sp. region CCGCCGAAAGGGCCTGCATCGGGCCGAGCGTGTCAGCTTTCCTTAGTACAGCCTCATCGGGTGCCGCAGGATTGTAATGAACCGTGACATCGGTGCCTTGCGGCAGATCCTCAATTTCGGTTTCTGCCACCCCGCGCAAAGTGCGCGCCGGATGATGAATGCTCAACTGGTCACCAATCATGAATGTCCCATCCACCTCATAACGATAGCGAACATGAGGTTGGAACATCTCTATTGGGGTGCCGTTTGCCTTGGTCTGCGTAAGAGACTCCACATGGCTTTTCAGAATTTGGCCGGGCGTCGCTTGCCAGCTATCTGGAATTTGGGCTTGTTGTAGCCCCATCCAACCCAACCCTGCATAAACGAAGCCCCCAAGAGAAATCGCAAGCATGAAATAGCTAAGAATACAAGGGGACGCATTGGGGCAGGATGCCGGTTTGCTCATGGAAGCCTCCGCTTGGTTTGAGACAGGGCGACCTTAAGGGCCTGAACGCAAAAAGCAAGATGCCAATGAGTGGGGTAGCCAGAAGCTTATGCGTCTTCCGGCTCAAAACGCAGTGCGACACCATTCATGCAATAGCGCAAACCGGTTGGCATGGGGCCATCGTCAAAGACATGACCCAGATGCGAACCGCAATTTGCACAGCGAATTTCGGTTCTTTCCATAAAAAGACTGTGATCGGAATGCTCTGTCACGGCCTCTGCGTCGGCTGTTTCATAAAAGCTGGGCCAGCCGCACCCTGCATCAAACTTCGAATCCGATGTAAAAAGACGTGTTCCGCAAGCAACACAGTAATATTCGCCCGTTCTATTCTCGAAATTGAGCGGTGAGGACCCGGGACGTTCCGTGCCATGTTGTCGCATCACATGGTATTGCTCATCGGTTAGTAATTGCTTCCACTCTTCTTCTTTCTTTAATTCTTTTGTCATAGCATGGCTCCCAACCAAGACACTTAAATCTTGCAAAAATGACCGGCTAAACTTTCGCGAATTTCTTGTTTGTCCGGGTTTTCACTGTATGGTTCTGATACGTTGAATCATATAGGTATCCGGAAGCCTAGTCTAAAGGCTAAGGCCTTTGTGGTTTTTCATTGGGTGTGAAACACCATCTCTCTTATGACGTCAGGACGAGAGATCGTCGCGGCTGGCTTGAGAAGTTATTTGACTGTGATGCGGTTCAGTTGTTTCGCATTGTGGTTTAAAGGGCGGTAGAAACTGCTTGCTAAACCGCTATAATGGGTTGGCAAGAATTTCTGCGATTCGCAATGGGGCGCAATAAAGAAACGTTTGAAGGCTTGGGTGCGCAACTTTCCACAGGAAAATTTGAGTTTATGGGTTATTTTTTAAAATAGACCCTGTAATCCCAAGGCTTAAAGTCAGGTCAACTGCTCTTTTAGGGATGGTTGGCCATTTGGATAGTTTGATGAGGAAAGCGCATGGCGTTGGAATTCGGTGGCGGTCTCAATCTGGCATTGGCCACTCCCTTTGCTGCAGCAGTGGTTGCTCCATATCTCAAGCGGCTGATGGGGCATAATGTTGCCTGGCTGCTTGCCTTGGTGCCTGCTAGCATTTTCGTCTATTTGTGCCAGTTTATTGGAACGGTCGCGACCTCCGGTCATGGAGTGCATATCACACCGCTGGAATGGTTGCCGCAATATGGCATCCAGTATTCCCTCTTTGTCGATGGTCTCAGCCTGGTCTTTGCGCTGCTTATATCCGGTATTGGCACCCTGATCATTCTCTATTCAGGTGGATATATGAAGGGCCACGCCGACCAAGGGCGTTTCTTCAGCTTCATGTTCCTGTTTATGGGCTCTATGATCGGCGTTGTGCTGGCTGACAATCTGATGACGCTGTTCATCTATTGGGAGCTGACCTCGATTACGTCATTTCTGCTCATCGGTTTCAATCACAAGGAAGAGCGCTCCCGTCGTGCGGCCCTGCAGGCCCTGATCGTGACCGGCGGTGGTGGTTTGGCTCTGTTGGCCGGATTGCTGATGATGTATCAGGCTGGCGGCACGATGGAGATGAGTGAACTGCTCACCAGAGGCGATGTCTTGCGCGACAATGGCCACTATGTAGCCATGCTGCTTTTGATCTTGGGCGGAGCCTTCACCAAATCCGCTCAATTTCCGTTTCACTACTGGCTTCGCAATGCCATGGAAGCGCCGACCCCCGTGTCGGCTTATCTGCATTCCGCAACCATGGTCAAAGCGGGTGTCTATCTGTTGATGCGTGTGCATCCCGTCATGGGGGACACGACGCTCTGGATGACCATTCTGCCTATCTTCGGCGCGATCACCCTGATCATGGGGACATGGATGAGCCTGCGTCAGACCGACCTGAAACTGACACTCGCTTACACGACGATCGCTTCACTCGGCCTGTTGGTGATGCTGGTTGGAACCTCCAACGAAACCGCCATTACCGGCGCAGTGGTCTATCTGTTTGCGCATGCGCTCTTTAAGGGCGGCTTCTTCATGATTGTCGGAACCATCGACCATGAAGCCGGAACCCGCGACGTAACGCGCCTTGGCGGCTTGCGCAACGCCATGCCGGTTTCCTTCTATGCGGCTGTGGCCTGCGCTCTGTCGATGGGCGGCATCTGGCCCTTCATCGGCTTTATCGCCAAGGAAGAAATGTATCTGGGCTTGCTGGGAACAAACCTGCCTGCCTTATTACTGACGCTTGCTGCCGTATTAGGCAACGCTATGATGTTTGGCGCCGCTTTCGTCGTCGCACTCAAACCATTTCTCGGCGAAGAGGTCCATACACCCAAGCATGCGCATGAAGGGCCGGTTCTGCTAGTTGCCGGGCCAGTAACGCTTGCTAGCCTTGGTCTTCTGGCCATGCTGTTTGGTGATTTCGTGGGGGCGGAGCTTCTGCGCCCCATGGCCAATGCTGTGCATGGGCATCACGGGCATCTACAAGTCGGTATCGGCGCTGTTCATGTCAATTTCGCCTTCTTGCTGTCCTTGATCACCATAGCGCTCGGAGTCGGCTTCTATTTTCGATATGAAGCCATCAGAGCCACGCGCGGAGTACTCATCCGCACGTTGGGGGAGGGGCCAGACAGCTTCTTCGATATCTTTATCGGCGGTCTTGTGCGTTTCTCCGCTCGCACGATGCGCCTGTTGCAGAGCGGGAACATGGAGGTCTATCTGGCAGCGACTTTCGCCACCATTGCGCTTGCTTTGCTTGTGCCGATGATCGTGTTTGACGAACTGCCCGACTGGCCTCAATTCCCTGATCTCTATATCTATGAATGGTCTACCCTCGGTCTTGCCGTGGTTGGCCTCTATGCCTTGATCGTCGCCAAGACGCGCTTGACGGCGATCGTGTCACTGGGCATTCAGGGCTTTGCCGTTGCGTTGATCTTCTTGCTGTTTGGCGCTCCTGATTTGAGCTTCACACAGTTCATGGTCGAGACGCTGGCCGTGGTCATCATTGCTCTCATCATGAACCGTCTTTCTTTGAAAGAGCATGACAAGCGGCCTCCGCAGCAGATGATGGTTGATGCGAGCTTGTCGGTCCTTGTAGGGCTTGGTTTCTGCCTGCTGCTCATGTCGGTCACGCAAGGGGCGTTTGATCGTCACCTGAGCGATTTCTTCACAGACTACAGCCGTGTCATTGCCCATGGCCGTAACATCGTGAACGTCATCATCGTTGATTTCCGTGGCTTCGATACGCTGGGCGAAATCGCAGTGGTTACGATCACGGCTCTGTGCGTGCATACCCTCACGTTGGGCACGGGGCGGTCCGGGCTCAAAAACAAGTTCTTTAAGAATAAGGCTTCCGGCTTTGATGAAGCGACCTCTGGTCAGAAAGGAGCAGAGTAATGCAAACTCTGATTTTTCGGACAACAGCCCCGTTTCTGGCGGCCCTGATGATCCTGTTCTCCATCTTCGTGACCTTGCGCGGGCATAATGATCCCGGTGGTGGTTTCATCGGTGGTTTGATCGCCGCATCGGCCTTTATGATGTATGGTATCGCAGCCGGCGTGGAATATGTGCGCAGGGCACTGTATTTCCACCCGATTTCCGTGGCCGCCTTTGGTTTGGTGCTTTCGTCCGGATCTGGCTTGCTTTCC contains the following coding sequences:
- a CDS encoding putative monovalent cation/H+ antiporter subunit A; this translates as MALEFGGGLNLALATPFAAAVVAPYLKRLMGHNVAWLLALVPASIFVYLCQFIGTVATSGHGVHITPLEWLPQYGIQYSLFVDGLSLVFALLISGIGTLIILYSGGYMKGHADQGRFFSFMFLFMGSMIGVVLADNLMTLFIYWELTSITSFLLIGFNHKEERSRRAALQALIVTGGGGLALLAGLLMMYQAGGTMEMSELLTRGDVLRDNGHYVAMLLLILGGAFTKSAQFPFHYWLRNAMEAPTPVSAYLHSATMVKAGVYLLMRVHPVMGDTTLWMTILPIFGAITLIMGTWMSLRQTDLKLTLAYTTIASLGLLVMLVGTSNETAITGAVVYLFAHALFKGGFFMIVGTIDHEAGTRDVTRLGGLRNAMPVSFYAAVACALSMGGIWPFIGFIAKEEMYLGLLGTNLPALLLTLAAVLGNAMMFGAAFVVALKPFLGEEVHTPKHAHEGPVLLVAGPVTLASLGLLAMLFGDFVGAELLRPMANAVHGHHGHLQVGIGAVHVNFAFLLSLITIALGVGFYFRYEAIRATRGVLIRTLGEGPDSFFDIFIGGLVRFSARTMRLLQSGNMEVYLAATFATIALALLVPMIVFDELPDWPQFPDLYIYEWSTLGLAVVGLYALIVAKTRLTAIVSLGIQGFAVALIFLLFGAPDLSFTQFMVETLAVVIIALIMNRLSLKEHDKRPPQQMMVDASLSVLVGLGFCLLLMSVTQGAFDRHLSDFFTDYSRVIAHGRNIVNVIIVDFRGFDTLGEIAVVTITALCVHTLTLGTGRSGLKNKFFKNKASGFDEATSGQKGAE
- the msrB gene encoding peptide-methionine (R)-S-oxide reductase MsrB, which codes for MTKELKKEEEWKQLLTDEQYHVMRQHGTERPGSSPLNFENRTGEYYCVACGTRLFTSDSKFDAGCGWPSFYETADAEAVTEHSDHSLFMERTEIRCANCGSHLGHVFDDGPMPTGLRYCMNGVALRFEPEDA
- a CDS encoding Na+/H+ antiporter subunit B, with product MQTLIFRTTAPFLAALMILFSIFVTLRGHNDPGGGFIGGLIAASAFMMYGIAAGVEYVRRALYFHPISVAAFGLVLSSGSGLLSMFEAQPFMTSQWTFPTIMGVEVAISTPMFFDIGVYLVVMGSLTSIALKLEEE
- a CDS encoding DUF3592 domain-containing protein — its product is MSKPASCPNASPCILSYFMLAISLGGFVYAGLGWMGLQQAQIPDSWQATPGQILKSHVESLTQTKANGTPIEMFQPHVRYRYEVDGTFMIGDQLSIHHPARTLRGVAETEIEDLPQGTDVTVHYNPAAPDEAVLRKADTLGPMQALSAGLVIALTSLAIGVISFRRNKQKTT